The following coding sequences lie in one Deltaproteobacteria bacterium HGW-Deltaproteobacteria-6 genomic window:
- a CDS encoding radical SAM protein: MKILLITPPFTQLNTPYPATPYLTGFLKLQGYDVVQADLGIDLINAVFSREGFQGLFDSIKQPVKKLSPNSRLIIRNQANYVQTIDQVMSFLQYRDNTQAALLCTETFLPRASRFDQMPDPGWAFGSIGTNDKARFLATLYIEDVGDLIKDAVTPYFGFSRYAESLGLSAHSFLPIKQALQQPENFLETRLLELLKRQLERVCPDVVGITLPFPGNLYAGLKCAQFIKKYFPHIKIIAGGGFVNTELRELSDPTVFDHLDFITLDDGERPFLSILQHLQGEKNREELARTFIRMDDAVRYINNGKEPDFRHAETGCPDYSGLPLDRYLSLIEMANPMHRLWSDGCWNKLTLAHGCYWHQCAFCDTTLPYIRRYETAPASVLVDRIEQVIAQTGRRGFHFVDEAAPPAVLKDVAQELLKRKTGISWWTNIRFENAFTFELCQLLAASGCIAVTGGLEAASNRLLKLMNKGVTIRQAARVCDHFTKAGIMVHAYLIYGFPTQTAQETVDALEIVRQFFHEGLIQSAFWHRFTATVHSDVGKNPQKYSCTIPNRKAGGFAGNDLVHEDPNGCDHQLFAQGLNKAVYNFMHGIGTDMAVRDWFDFPVPRISVKRNYIQQAIKDHR; encoded by the coding sequence ATGAAAATACTGCTCATCACACCACCCTTTACCCAGCTCAATACCCCATATCCGGCGACGCCTTATTTGACGGGGTTTTTGAAATTGCAAGGCTATGACGTGGTTCAGGCCGACCTCGGAATTGATCTGATCAACGCCGTTTTTTCCCGGGAAGGTTTTCAGGGACTTTTCGACTCGATTAAACAGCCCGTCAAAAAGCTTTCCCCTAATTCCCGCCTCATCATCAGGAATCAGGCAAACTATGTGCAGACCATCGACCAGGTCATGAGTTTCCTGCAGTACCGGGATAACACACAGGCCGCGCTTCTTTGTACAGAAACATTTTTACCCAGAGCTTCCCGATTTGATCAGATGCCTGATCCGGGATGGGCCTTCGGAAGCATCGGAACGAACGACAAAGCCCGGTTTCTGGCAACGCTGTATATTGAGGATGTCGGCGATCTCATTAAAGACGCGGTAACACCTTATTTTGGTTTCAGCCGATACGCCGAATCGCTGGGACTGTCGGCACATTCTTTTTTGCCGATCAAGCAGGCCTTACAGCAGCCGGAGAATTTTCTTGAAACCCGGTTACTGGAATTGCTCAAGCGGCAGCTTGAGCGGGTTTGCCCCGATGTCGTCGGCATCACCCTGCCCTTTCCCGGAAATCTCTATGCGGGATTGAAATGCGCTCAATTCATCAAGAAGTATTTCCCCCACATTAAAATTATTGCGGGCGGTGGCTTTGTTAATACGGAGCTTCGTGAACTGTCCGACCCGACGGTCTTTGACCATCTGGACTTTATTACCCTGGATGACGGCGAACGTCCTTTTTTAAGCATCCTTCAGCATCTCCAGGGTGAAAAAAATCGGGAGGAACTCGCCCGAACATTTATCCGGATGGACGATGCAGTAAGGTATATCAATAACGGTAAAGAACCGGATTTTCGTCATGCCGAAACCGGCTGCCCGGATTATTCCGGCCTCCCTTTAGACCGATACCTGTCTCTGATTGAAATGGCCAACCCGATGCACCGCCTGTGGAGCGACGGATGTTGGAACAAGCTGACCCTGGCCCACGGTTGCTACTGGCATCAATGCGCTTTCTGCGATACCACGCTTCCTTATATCCGGCGTTATGAAACCGCCCCCGCTTCCGTTCTGGTGGACCGGATCGAACAGGTGATTGCTCAAACAGGGCGGCGCGGTTTTCATTTTGTAGACGAGGCGGCGCCGCCCGCGGTCCTCAAAGATGTGGCTCAAGAATTACTGAAAAGAAAAACCGGGATTTCCTGGTGGACGAATATCCGCTTTGAAAATGCCTTCACCTTCGAGCTCTGCCAGTTGCTGGCGGCATCCGGCTGCATTGCCGTCACAGGCGGGCTGGAAGCGGCCTCGAACCGGCTTTTGAAGTTGATGAATAAAGGGGTGACCATCCGGCAGGCGGCCCGGGTGTGCGACCATTTCACAAAGGCCGGCATCATGGTGCATGCGTATCTGATCTATGGCTTCCCGACGCAAACCGCGCAGGAAACCGTCGATGCTCTGGAGATCGTCCGTCAGTTCTTTCACGAGGGGCTGATCCAATCCGCTTTCTGGCATCGGTTTACCGCCACGGTGCACAGCGATGTCGGAAAAAATCCGCAGAAATATTCCTGCACGATACCGAATCGCAAGGCAGGCGGGTTTGCCGGAAATGATCTCGTGCATGAAGATCCCAATGGCTGCGACCATCAGCTTTTTGCGCAGGGCTTGAACAAGGCGGTTTATAACTTTATGCACGGCATCGGCACGGACATGGCGGTCAGGGATTGGTTCGATTTTCCCGTGCCCAGGATTTCAGTAAAAAGAAATTACATCCAGCAGGCCATCAAGGATCACCGATAG
- a CDS encoding alpha/beta hydrolase, whose translation MCGMSSKSTVLLLLSLGLLLATGCATLSPQNGRYAAADRVAAAANLQKSYIKTASFTLTAYAKYTSEGEPLHIYIEGDGAAWHSRTWLSDDPTPKTPLVLELAGEDPAANVAYLARPGQYAASGIPGCNKAYWSEKRFAGPVVPAINKAIDVLREQARAKEIHLIGYSGGAAISVLIAAQRNDVISLRTVAGNLDPEAINRYHHVSPLKDSPNPMDAAEKLRKLPQRHFVGARDLVVPLRIAQSFLKRQGRRDESGITVVENAGHARGWREHWKTLLAVPLTPQ comes from the coding sequence ATGTGCGGTATGAGTTCTAAATCAACTGTTCTGCTGCTTTTATCGCTTGGTTTGCTTTTGGCAACGGGATGCGCAACCCTCTCGCCGCAAAACGGACGGTACGCAGCGGCTGACCGGGTGGCCGCTGCGGCAAACCTTCAGAAATCCTATATCAAAACCGCATCATTTACATTGACCGCCTACGCGAAATACACAAGCGAGGGCGAGCCTCTGCATATTTACATCGAGGGGGATGGGGCGGCGTGGCACTCCCGCACCTGGCTTTCGGATGATCCCACACCCAAAACCCCGCTTGTGCTGGAGCTGGCCGGAGAAGACCCGGCGGCCAATGTGGCCTATCTGGCGCGTCCCGGGCAATATGCCGCTTCCGGCATCCCGGGCTGTAATAAGGCTTACTGGTCGGAAAAACGTTTTGCAGGTCCGGTCGTCCCGGCAATCAATAAAGCCATTGACGTGCTTCGCGAACAGGCCCGGGCAAAGGAGATCCACCTCATCGGCTATTCCGGCGGGGCGGCCATCAGTGTCCTGATTGCCGCACAGCGCAACGATGTGATCAGCCTGAGGACTGTGGCAGGGAACCTTGATCCGGAGGCGATCAACCGTTACCATCATGTCAGCCCCCTGAAGGATTCGCCAAACCCGATGGACGCGGCTGAAAAACTCCGGAAACTTCCCCAGCGGCATTTTGTCGGCGCAAGGGATTTGGTCGTTCCCCTCCGCATCGCCCAATCTTTTTTGAAGCGCCAAGGCCGTCGGGATGAAAGCGGGATAACCGTCGTCGAGAATGCCGGCCATGCCCGGGGATGGCGCGAACATTGGAAAACGCTGCTCGCCGTACCGCTGACCCCTCAATGA
- a CDS encoding B12-binding domain-containing radical SAM protein yields MIRVNAQQRKRIALVHPRGFNWFRGSRDITDIANRMVPQGMLSIAAWLQGDGHDVFVYDCLGPGAPVNIDRQVKEILAFQPRMVGFSTTTSSFPDAAELAQKIKEQNPSIITVCGGVHVSALQEKLLALYPAFDYFAAGEGEVTMSELAAGVDPACISGLIRREAGVAIANEPRAQIADLDCLPFPAYEKLVGFPRDYHLPLFSYRQTPGATMITSRGCMFQCSYCDRSVFQKGFRYNSAAYIYEHMKYLRDKFGVRHVNIYDDLFTANRKRIVEFCEKMARFPLGMNFNCAVRVGYTDDDLLKMLKDAGCLMVSLGIESADPEMLMRHKSGVSLAGVRDTVQRIQAAGLRAKGLFMMGLPGETEASIRRTSDFIIELGLDDMNMAKFTPFPGAPLWSTIRDEGTFNEDWRLMNCLNFVFVPRGIASQEKLDHLYNEHVKRFYSDPAWRKRFRARLWEHRKSLLYLLRHLPSFWSAKNQFEPDK; encoded by the coding sequence ATGATAAGGGTAAACGCTCAACAAAGAAAACGCATCGCGCTGGTTCATCCGCGGGGGTTCAACTGGTTTCGAGGCTCGCGCGACATCACCGATATCGCCAACCGCATGGTGCCGCAGGGTATGCTGTCCATCGCGGCCTGGCTGCAAGGCGACGGACACGATGTGTTCGTCTATGACTGTCTGGGACCCGGCGCCCCGGTGAACATTGACCGGCAGGTGAAAGAGATTCTGGCGTTTCAGCCCCGGATGGTCGGATTCTCCACCACCACCTCGTCATTCCCCGATGCCGCCGAGCTCGCGCAAAAGATCAAAGAACAAAATCCGTCTATCATCACCGTTTGCGGCGGCGTTCATGTCTCCGCGCTTCAGGAAAAGCTTTTGGCGCTGTATCCTGCCTTTGATTATTTTGCGGCGGGTGAAGGCGAAGTCACGATGAGCGAGCTTGCGGCAGGCGTTGATCCGGCCTGCATATCCGGCCTGATCCGCAGGGAGGCGGGCGTGGCCATCGCCAATGAACCCCGGGCGCAGATAGCCGATCTCGATTGCCTGCCGTTTCCCGCTTATGAAAAACTCGTAGGCTTTCCCCGTGACTACCATTTGCCGCTGTTCAGTTACAGACAGACACCCGGCGCGACAATGATCACCTCGCGCGGCTGCATGTTTCAATGCTCCTACTGCGACCGTTCCGTTTTTCAAAAAGGTTTCCGCTACAACTCGGCGGCGTACATTTACGAACACATGAAATACCTGCGCGATAAATTCGGCGTGCGGCATGTCAATATTTACGATGATCTTTTTACCGCCAACCGGAAACGCATTGTGGAGTTTTGTGAAAAAATGGCGCGCTTCCCTCTGGGGATGAACTTCAACTGTGCCGTGCGCGTGGGCTACACGGATGATGATTTATTAAAGATGCTGAAGGATGCCGGGTGTCTGATGGTGTCGCTGGGGATTGAATCGGCGGACCCGGAAATGCTCATGCGCCACAAATCCGGCGTGTCGCTTGCCGGCGTGCGCGACACCGTGCAACGAATTCAGGCCGCGGGCTTACGCGCCAAGGGGCTTTTCATGATGGGACTGCCGGGTGAAACCGAGGCATCGATTAGGCGGACGTCCGACTTCATCATCGAACTGGGGCTCGACGACATGAACATGGCCAAGTTTACGCCGTTCCCCGGCGCGCCGCTGTGGTCAACGATCCGCGATGAAGGAACTTTTAACGAAGACTGGCGGCTGATGAACTGCCTGAATTTTGTTTTTGTGCCGCGCGGCATTGCATCCCAGGAAAAACTGGATCACCTTTACAACGAACACGTCAAACGCTTTTATTCCGATCCCGCCTGGCGCAAAAGATTCCGCGCCCGCCTCTGGGAGCATCGCAAAAGCCTGCTCTATCTTTTACGCCATCTGCCGTCGTTCTGGTCGGCCAAAAATCAGTTTGAACCGGATAAATAA
- a CDS encoding lauroyl acyltransferase: MKKLTYKIALFLSHKLGLWFFQTFSWFIATGYFFLFPARVADSLKFYRALFAGRGFFYHLYCVWKQFHNFTDVYVHRFIPWAGEEAEFIREGWEHLEEAVAGKTGAIVVMSHIGNWELAAQRLNRKGLPIMLYLGAKHKEQVEKLQKDKLAEAGIRVVTTGEKEKSPFALLEGINFLREGGIVSMTGDRLWGEQTSVVVDFLGHEVRLPDTPHLFALMTGAPLMTFFVYQEVEGVYHIKVSRGRRVRAATRADRKKAVLASAQSYADDLACFAKAHPFEWHHFEPFLGEKINK; the protein is encoded by the coding sequence ATGAAGAAATTGACTTACAAAATAGCGCTTTTTCTTTCCCATAAACTGGGGCTGTGGTTTTTTCAAACTTTTTCCTGGTTTATTGCCACCGGGTATTTCTTTCTGTTTCCGGCGCGGGTGGCGGACAGCTTGAAATTCTACCGTGCGCTGTTTGCCGGCCGCGGATTTTTTTATCATCTCTATTGCGTCTGGAAGCAGTTTCATAATTTTACCGATGTTTATGTTCATCGCTTCATACCCTGGGCCGGCGAAGAGGCTGAATTTATCCGGGAGGGCTGGGAGCATCTGGAAGAAGCCGTGGCCGGCAAGACCGGCGCGATTGTGGTCATGTCGCATATCGGCAACTGGGAACTGGCGGCGCAAAGGCTCAACCGGAAAGGCCTGCCGATCATGCTTTACCTGGGCGCCAAACATAAAGAGCAGGTTGAAAAACTGCAAAAGGACAAACTGGCCGAGGCGGGCATCAGGGTTGTGACCACCGGCGAGAAGGAAAAATCGCCTTTCGCCCTGCTGGAAGGGATTAATTTTCTGCGCGAAGGCGGCATTGTGTCCATGACAGGCGACCGGCTCTGGGGAGAGCAGACTTCGGTTGTCGTCGATTTTCTGGGTCATGAGGTGCGTCTGCCGGACACCCCGCATTTATTTGCCCTGATGACGGGTGCGCCGTTGATGACGTTCTTTGTATATCAGGAGGTGGAAGGGGTTTATCATATCAAAGTATCCCGGGGGCGCAGGGTGCGTGCCGCGACACGCGCGGATCGAAAGAAGGCGGTGCTTGCATCCGCGCAGTCCTATGCCGACGATCTGGCCTGTTTCGCGAAAGCGCATCCCTTCGAGTGGCATCATTTCGAGCCATTTCTGGGTGAAAAGATAAATAAGTAA
- a CDS encoding AMP-dependent synthetase: MYEQKPWLKFYQNVPHTIDYPRVTMYEALLQTAREKPEAVAYDFMGTTSTYRKFISEIDQCADALSALGLKKDDRITISMPTSPQGIICFYAANKLGAVASMIHPLSTAKEIEFYLNVAKSRFALTLDAFYAKFKEVQKTTPLTTLILARIPDYLGLVKRIGFNLTKGRLIPKVPEDPMVKWWADLMKGKYPKVPQVKMDTDDLAVILYSGGTTGVPKGIMLSNMNFISEGKQVSEWGKLDDATSVLAILPIFHGFGLGVCINACFMGGGKSILVPIFTPETVADLIRSRKPSFVIGVPTLFDALSRNPKMHKADLSCLRATFSGADALPRPVKERFEDMVKKQGGNVQLLEGYGLTEAVTAIMATPLGCYREGSIGIPFPDMLAKIVKLDTIEEAALGEEGEICVAGPAVMMGYLDSPEETANTLKTHADGRIWLHTGDIGSMDADGFFYFKLRQKRMIKSSGMNVYPAQVEELLYKHDKVRDACVIGVPDEAQVQAVKAFVVLKNPSDASPETEKELINYCREHLIKWSCPRQIEFRSDLPKTLVGKVAFNTLEKEEIAKLKAEGKFAG; this comes from the coding sequence ATGTATGAGCAGAAACCCTGGTTGAAGTTTTATCAGAATGTGCCGCACACGATTGATTATCCCCGTGTCACCATGTATGAAGCGCTTCTGCAGACGGCGCGGGAAAAGCCCGAAGCCGTCGCCTACGATTTTATGGGCACCACATCCACCTACCGCAAGTTTATTTCCGAAATTGACCAGTGCGCCGACGCACTTTCCGCGCTGGGCCTTAAGAAAGATGATCGGATCACCATTTCCATGCCGACCTCCCCGCAGGGTATCATCTGCTTTTATGCCGCCAACAAACTGGGCGCCGTAGCCAGCATGATCCATCCTCTGTCCACGGCCAAAGAAATTGAATTTTATCTTAACGTGGCCAAGAGCCGCTTCGCCCTGACGCTCGACGCTTTTTACGCCAAATTCAAAGAAGTGCAAAAAACAACGCCGCTCACAACACTGATTCTGGCCCGGATTCCTGATTATCTGGGCCTTGTCAAACGGATTGGCTTCAATCTCACCAAAGGCAGGCTCATTCCCAAAGTGCCCGAAGACCCGATGGTCAAATGGTGGGCGGATCTGATGAAAGGAAAGTACCCCAAAGTGCCGCAGGTGAAAATGGACACGGACGATCTGGCCGTGATTCTGTATAGCGGAGGCACCACGGGCGTGCCCAAGGGGATCATGCTGTCCAACATGAATTTCATCTCCGAAGGCAAGCAGGTGTCGGAGTGGGGAAAACTGGACGACGCCACATCCGTGCTGGCCATTTTACCGATCTTTCACGGTTTCGGTCTCGGCGTCTGTATCAATGCCTGTTTTATGGGCGGCGGTAAAAGTATTCTTGTTCCTATCTTTACGCCGGAGACCGTTGCCGATTTAATTCGTTCACGAAAACCATCTTTTGTTATCGGCGTCCCCACGCTCTTTGACGCCCTTTCCCGCAATCCCAAGATGCATAAAGCGGATTTGAGCTGCCTTCGGGCGACCTTTTCCGGCGCCGATGCCTTACCCCGGCCCGTGAAAGAACGCTTTGAAGACATGGTCAAAAAGCAGGGCGGCAATGTTCAACTCCTGGAAGGCTACGGGCTCACCGAAGCCGTGACCGCCATCATGGCCACTCCCCTTGGCTGCTATCGCGAAGGCAGCATCGGCATACCTTTTCCGGACATGCTGGCCAAGATCGTCAAACTGGACACAATCGAAGAAGCGGCGCTTGGCGAAGAAGGTGAAATCTGTGTCGCCGGTCCCGCCGTGATGATGGGCTATCTCGACTCGCCCGAGGAGACCGCCAATACCCTGAAGACGCATGCCGACGGACGGATCTGGCTGCACACCGGCGATATCGGTTCGATGGATGCGGACGGATTCTTTTATTTCAAACTGCGGCAGAAGCGGATGATCAAATCTTCCGGCATGAACGTCTATCCCGCGCAGGTGGAAGAACTGCTCTACAAACATGACAAAGTGCGGGATGCCTGCGTGATCGGCGTGCCGGATGAGGCTCAGGTTCAGGCGGTGAAAGCGTTTGTTGTTTTAAAGAATCCATCCGACGCGAGCCCGGAAACGGAGAAGGAATTGATTAACTATTGCCGTGAACATCTGATCAAGTGGAGTTGTCCGCGGCAAATAGAGTTCCGCAGCGATCTGCCCAAAACCCTGGTCGGCAAAGTGGCCTTCAACACGCTGGAAAAAGAAGAAATCGCCAAGCTGAAAGCCGAGGGAAAGTTTGCCGGATAA
- a CDS encoding sensor histidine kinase, which translates to MENKISFADILASTLHDTKNSLGILFNNLEDIIASCREQNCERYTEFYMLQYEIKRLNNSLIRLLSLYKAEKSQLVANMDYHAIGEFLEDVAVAHEILLDSRGIKLFTECEDGLFRAFDRNLVEGVLDNIINNAFRYAQSTVKIKASTDNGYLVIQIEDDGGGYPSTMLINENKHPEFKHEIDFKTGSTGLGLYFSMMVAAMHVNQNKKGFISIVNGGSMGGGVFSIYLP; encoded by the coding sequence ATGGAAAATAAGATAAGCTTTGCCGACATCCTGGCGTCAACCCTGCACGACACAAAAAATTCCCTGGGCATTTTATTTAACAATCTGGAAGACATCATTGCCAGTTGCCGCGAACAGAACTGTGAGCGATATACTGAATTCTACATGCTGCAATACGAAATTAAACGTTTAAACAACAGTCTGATCCGGCTGCTTTCGCTTTACAAAGCCGAAAAATCACAGCTTGTCGCCAACATGGATTACCACGCCATCGGTGAATTCCTGGAAGATGTCGCCGTTGCCCATGAAATTCTTCTGGACTCCCGCGGGATCAAGCTTTTCACGGAATGTGAAGACGGTCTTTTCCGGGCATTCGACCGCAATCTGGTCGAGGGCGTACTGGACAACATTATCAATAATGCTTTCCGCTATGCGCAAAGCACGGTTAAAATAAAAGCATCGACGGACAACGGCTATCTGGTTATCCAGATTGAAGATGACGGCGGAGGCTATCCGTCAACCATGCTGATCAACGAAAACAAACACCCCGAGTTTAAGCATGAAATCGATTTCAAAACCGGCAGCACCGGACTGGGCCTGTATTTTTCCATGATGGTTGCCGCCATGCACGTCAATCAGAACAAAAAAGGTTTTATTTCCATCGTTAACGGCGGCAGCATGGGCGGCGGCGTATTTTCCATTTACCTGCCGTAA
- a CDS encoding glycosyltransferase family 2 protein, giving the protein MRTTRNVGRFAFIIPVYNHAATVAQVIKQAQAFGYPVFVVDDGSTDGTAQRLAEIKDIHLLRHEKNQGKGASILTGFMAASGVADYAITVDADGQHYPEDALKLINAIPAKKRPMVIGAREGMTAALGAHIPWTSRFGRKFSNFWVRLSGGPMLSDSQSGMRIYPLPEALSLHTRARRFQFEVEILVQAHRKGIPIIEKPVRVVYNPDGSRISHFRPFVDFLRNSKTFTRLIFTRIFSRH; this is encoded by the coding sequence ATGCGAACGACGAGAAATGTCGGCCGCTTTGCTTTTATTATTCCGGTTTACAACCATGCCGCAACGGTGGCGCAGGTCATTAAACAGGCGCAGGCGTTTGGTTATCCTGTTTTTGTTGTGGATGACGGATCGACTGACGGAACGGCGCAGCGCCTGGCGGAAATCAAAGACATCCATTTGCTGCGCCACGAAAAAAATCAGGGCAAGGGTGCGTCGATACTGACCGGTTTTATGGCCGCATCGGGCGTGGCCGATTACGCGATTACAGTCGATGCGGACGGCCAGCACTATCCTGAAGATGCGTTGAAGTTGATTAACGCCATTCCCGCAAAAAAACGTCCTATGGTTATTGGAGCGCGCGAGGGCATGACCGCGGCCCTGGGGGCTCACATTCCCTGGACCAGCCGTTTCGGCCGGAAGTTTTCCAATTTCTGGGTCCGGCTGTCCGGCGGGCCCATGCTTTCGGATTCACAAAGCGGCATGAGAATTTATCCGCTGCCGGAAGCCTTGAGTCTCCATACGCGGGCGCGGCGTTTTCAATTCGAAGTGGAAATTCTGGTGCAGGCCCATAGAAAGGGCATTCCGATTATCGAAAAGCCGGTGCGTGTGGTTTACAATCCTGACGGATCAAGAATTTCCCACTTCCGTCCGTTTGTCGATTTTTTACGCAACTCCAAAACATTTACGCGTCTGATTTTCACCCGGATATTTTCCCGGCATTGA